One Phaseolus vulgaris cultivar G19833 chromosome 4, P. vulgaris v2.0, whole genome shotgun sequence DNA window includes the following coding sequences:
- the LOC137837211 gene encoding large ribosomal subunit protein eL36x-like: protein MSPESGSMSNLSLSYKSLRRSTKNPSSLFHRSVRVSEASNEEERKMAPKPPSTGLFVGLNKGHVVTKKELPPRPSDRKGKTSKRVHFVRNLIREVAGFAPYEKRITELLKVGKDKRALKVAKRKLGTHKRAKKKREEMSNVLRKMRAGGAGDKKK, encoded by the exons ATGTCACCTGAGAGTGGATCCATGTCCAATTTGAGCCTCTCGTATAAAAGCCTAAGGAGATCCACGAAGAACCCTAGTTCCCTCTTTCACCGCAGTGTTAGGGTTTCTGAAGCCTCCAACGAGGAAGAGAG GAAAATGGCTCCCAAACCACCTAGTACAGGTTTGTTTGTTGGATTGAACAAGGGTCATGTTGTCACCAAGAAGGAGTTGCCACCACGGCCCTCCGATCGCAAAGGG AAAACCAGCAAAAGGGTGCACTTTGTGAGGAACCTCATCAGAGAGGTTGCTGGCTTTGCACCTTATGAAAAGCGTATAACTGAGTTACTCAAGGTTGGAAAAGATAAGAGGGCACTCAAGGTTGCAAAGAGAAAGCTTGGAACCCATAAACGCGCCaagaagaagagagaagagATGTCCAATGTTCTCAGGAAGATGAG GGCTGGTGGAGCTGGAGACAAGAAGAAATAG